A segment of the Entomomonas moraniae genome:
GCTGCTCAAGAGTTATTAATTGATGAGCAGAATAGGGTGTATGGTGTATTAACGGGTGACATGGGCGTTGATAAAGAAGGTAAGCCAAAAGACGGGTTGTATACGCCAGGCATGGAGTTACGTGCTAAATACACTCTGTTTGCCGAGGGATGTCGTGGCCATTTAGGTAAGCAACTTATTGAGCGCTACCGTTTAGATGCAGAGTCTGATGCACAGCATTATGGTATTGGTATTAAAGAGCTGTGGGAGATTGACCCTGCTAAGCATGAGGAAGGGCTTGTTGTGCATACCACAGGTTGGCCATTAACAAAGTCTAGCCCCGGTGGTTCCTTTTTATATCATGCAGAAAATAATCAAGTATTGGTTGGGCTTATTGTTGATTTATCTTATGACAACCCGTACTTATCTCCTTTTGAAGAATTCCAACGGCATAAATTACACCCCGTTATCCGCCAGTATTTAGATGGTGGTAAGCGTATTTGTTATGGTGCGCGTGCAATTACTAAAGGTGGTTTTAATTCGTTGCCTAAAATGGTTTTCCCCGGTGGTGCGCTCATTGGCTGTGAACTTGGAACACTCAATTTTTCAAAAATCAAGGGCTGCCATACCGCGATGAAAACGGGAATGTTAGCGGCAGAGTCTATTGTTGATGCTTTATCAGTGGGGCGCTCCGGTGATGAGCTAGCGACTTTCTCTTCATCGTTTAAAGAAAGTTGGGTTTATGATGAGCTGTATGCTTCGCGTAATTTTGGCCCAGCGATGCATAAATTTGGTACGTTTATGGGGGGGATGTTTAATTACATTGACCAGAGTATTTTTGCGGGTAAACTACCGTTCACGCTGCATGATAATCACCCTGATTACACGACATTAAAGAGGGCGAGTGAGTCTCAAAAAATAAGTTATCCTAAGCCTGATGGCGTGATAACATTTGACCGCTTATCTTCTGTCTTCTTGTCCAATACCACTCATGAAGAGAATCAGCCTTGTCACTTACAATTGCTTGATGCGGATATTCCTATTAAGAAAAATCTTCCTGAGTATGGTGAACCATCACAATATTATTGCCCCGCAGGTGTTTATGAGGTAGTAGATGGCGATGATGGAGCTAAACATTTCCAAATTAATGCCTCTAACTGCGTACATTGTAAAACGTGTGATATAAAAGACCCTGCTCAAAATATTAATTGGGTACCACCTGAGGGTGGTGGTGGGCCTGTTTATCCTAATATGTAGAGGTTTTAAAAGGTGGCATATAATAGCCACCTTTTTTATTTAATAATTTTGTACAGTACTATAAACGCCCTGAATAACTTTAGCCATGCGGTTATAGTCTAAATCTTCCCAACTATCGCCATTAGCCTCATGGTAGTGAACGTTACGATAAAATGAGGTATCTGTGATCATAACCGCTGGAATGTCATGTTTCCAATAGTTACGGTGGTCTGAAAAATCAACTCCAGTGATAAATGAGGGCGCGTTGAGTGAGTAAACAGGTAAATCTGTTGCGCCAAGCATATAGCTTTTAATGGTTGCTGTGGCTTTTCTATTGTCCATATTACTGATAATAGCAATAAAATTACCTTTATCACTGTAGAGTTTTTGCATAAGTTTAAAAGGAAACTGCTGTGAGTTAGGTTTATCGCTAAAATAACCTATCATCTCAAGAGATATCATGAGCTTAATTGGCTGACCTGCAACCGATTGCGCATGAATTGCACTGCCCATATCCTTTGTTCTGAAAAAGGGTGGTTCTTCTAGACTATAAGCGATTAACTCAATGGGTGTATTGGGTGGGTTTTCCTTCAAGAGCCTAGCAAGCTCCAATAGTCCGGCTATACCACTGGCATTATCATCAGCACCTTGTGTTTGACAGCAACTATCATAGTGAGCACCAATAATGATACGCGCTCCTTTTTTAGGGCCAAAGTGGCTAATAATATTACGGTATTTTATATTGTCTATTGTAAAGATTTGTTCTGACACATCATGGGAGTAAGATTGCATGTGTTGTTTTATATAATCTGCTGTTGCATTCAGGTTATCCAAATGTAAATAGTTTCTGGGGTGATTTGTGACAGAAAGCTGTTTAACATGTTGGATAAGATTTTGTGTAGAAATATTAGGGATGACCAGAGCTGTTTTTTTAGGCTTAACAGAAGATTGTGTTAATAGTGAGCAGGCAGAAATAGTCAACAAGCTGATAAAGAGAATTATGCCGGCTATAGAAATAGTTATTTTCGTATAAATAGACATGTTATTTCCTTAATATCTATTTGTATGCAGTAGCGGCTAAATAAAATTAGCCGCTTAGATTAGTCGAGTTCTTCCACAGGTTGAGGGGGTGTTTGTAGCCAATAACGGCGAGAGATCAAGTAAAAAATAACCAATGCGATTAAAACAAAAATAGCACCTACATAGCCAATATAAGAAATATCCATTTTAGCTAGTACAATACTGCCCACTAAAGCGCCACCACCGATACCAATATTAAAAATACCAGAGAACATAGAAATAGCAACATCAGAGGCATCAGGAGCCGCATCGAGGACTTTTGTTTGTAGTGCCAATGCAATGACTGTCATCGCACCACCCCAGATGAGGCAAAGTATCATTACACTAACGTGAGTATTAGCACTGATGGTTAATAAAATTAAACTGGCTAATAAGCAACTAATGGAGATGATCGGTAATGCAATGGGATGTTGAGCTGATTTTTTTGTAAAAATAATACTACCAATGATGCCTGCTCCTCCTATTATTAAGAGAAGGAATACAACGAAGTTTTCACTAAAGCCAGCCATAGTTGTCATAAATGGTGCAATATAGGTGTAGGCAGTGAAGTGTCCTGTAACAATAATCGCGGTGAGAAGATAAACGTACATTAAGGTAGGGCGTTTAAAGAGCGAAGGTAAACTCTTTAAAGAACCTGCATTATTGCTAGGCAGTCTGGGTAGTAACCAAATGAGAATAAACATCACAATAAATGCAGTGATAGCAATACAGAGAAAAGCAATACGCCAGCCTAAGTGTTGGCCGATGATGGTACCAATAGGAACACCCAAAACAGTCGCGAGTGATGACCCTGTGACAATAAAACTTAAAGCTTTTGCACGCTTATGAAAAGGGGCGATGCGTGCAGCAAGCGGTGTAGTAATTGCCCAGAAGACAGCATGTGCACAAGCTATTCCCACGCGTGCAGTCATTAAAGAGGCAAAACTCCATGCAAGCCAAGCAAGAACATGGCTACCAATGAAGAGAATAAAGAGGATAACGAGCAGTAAACGTCTTTCAATTTTTGCTGTTAAAATGGTCAATGGTAATGACATGATGGTCACAACCCATGCATAACCTGTAATTAAAAGGCCTGTATGTGATACATCCATATTAAAGCTTTTGGCAATGCTAGGGAGCAAGCCAACAGGGAGAAATTCTGTCGTATTGAAAATAAAAGCTGCAAAAGAAAGCGCTATAACAGGTAGCCAAGCTCGCCAGAATTTTGTATTTTGATCAGTGGATGTGTTATTCATAGGTGGAAGCATGCGTTAGTAGAAAAGGCTACTGTAGCAGTTTGTGATGAATATTTCATGTGTAGTTAAGAAAAATTATGCGTTGTTTTTATGTTAAATAATTTATTAATAGGTTAAATCAGCATGGTGAATATTCTATGTACTTGATTTAACCTATTTTTACTAAGGCCATAATCTATATGTTATAAGCGTTACTCATAGGCCATTATGTACATTGCTGTTCCAATGACAGACCCAGCGGTGGTATTGCCTGTTGAGTAATATTGGGCTACTAATGGAATAGAGGCAGTTCCTGATGAACTGATGGTCGCTTGTGATGTTGCATGCGTCATAAAAACTTGTTGTTGAGTAACACCATCAAGAAGACGTATTTCAACATTAGAGGCAGTCCCCCCTGTATTTAGTACATTGCCATTGCTCCCATTGAGTGCAGTATAGATCCACGCCTTGGCTTTAGAGGCTTGTGTACAATCTTTGATTTCAATAGAGAATCCTGTGTTTCCTGCTGTTTGGCCTGCAGTTGTTAACACAGAAGATGATACTGTTGGCATCAGCACGACAGGGCTTGTCGTTTCACCATTGATACTGACATTACATGTTTGAGAGGTAACTTCACCTCTAAAATTAATGGTATTAGCCTGCTCTGCAAAAGCTAAGGTAGGTAAAGTGCTGGCGGTAAGTAAAATACTAGAAATAAATTTTTTCATCGTTTCTCCTAAAACTACATATTTCAAGATATAAGATCTTCTATTAAATACCTTGTTATTTACACTATTCCTTTAATGACAAAAATTTAGATAATAATCAGACGCTAATAGTTTTAGTACAATATTTAAATATTAAGCATCTATTCTAATAATACTTTTGGCTAATACTCTTAAGTGCGGCGTAATTATAATAGAAAAATTTAAAGATACAATGCCCTTTGAAATAAAAATTAATAACAGAATTTTTTTAATTAATATTGAATTTTTTTAATTTATTGATCATCCCTATATTAAAACCGCGGTACAGTAAAAAACGCCCTTGCTTTGCTTTTTCTTTGAGGTCTTTAGGCGAGTTACCAAATTTTCGCTCCCATACCATTTGTAGTTGTTCTTGCCAGTCATACCCAGACTCATCAAGTGCTTGGGTTATTTCTGTTTTATTAATACCACGTTCGAGGAGTTCTTGTTGTATTCGTAAAGGTCCATAACCATTATTGGCTCGGCTTCGAATATAAGATTCTAAATAGCGACTTTCATTAAGGAGTTTATCTTGAGTGAGCTGATCAAGAACATTATCGATAAGCTCAGGCAGTGCTCCCTTGCGTAATAGCTTTCGTTTTAGCTCAAGACGGCCATGCTCGCGCATGGCTAATAAGTCCATAGCTACCTTGCGGATAGCCATGGGGGTCTCTAAAACAGCCATGTGTTAGTCATCTGATGAAGTTGTATCATCATCGGCTGTAAATGAAGCAGGTTGGTTCAGTAGCTGCTCACGAATAGCTGTTTCTAATGCTTTGGTAATGTCTGGATTCTCTTCCAAGAATTTAGAAGCATTCGCTTTCCCTTGGCCAATTTTTTTACCATCATGACTATACCAAGCACCTGCTTTTTCGATAAGTCCTAATTGTACGCCTAAATCTATAATTTCACCTGTGCGGTAGATACCTTTTCCGTACAGAATTTGGAACTCTGCTTGACGGAAAGGCGGCGCCACTTTGTTTTTAACCACTTTAACACGTGTTTCACTACCAGTAACTTCATCGCCTTCTTTAACAGAGCCGGTGCGACGGATATCTAAACGGACTGACGCATAGAATTTAAGTGCATTACCACCTGTTGTTGTTTCAGGGTTGCCAAACATGACACCAATTTTCATACGAATTTGGTTAATAAAGATAACTAAACAGTTGGCAGTTTTGATGTTTCCTGTGATTTTACGTAAGGCTTGTGACATTAAACGAGCTTGTAAGCCCATGTGTGAGTCACCCATTTCTCCTTCGATTTCCGCTTTCGGTACAAGCGCTGCTACTGAGTCAACAATGATGACATCCACAGCGTTAGAGCGCACAAGCATGTCAGTAATTTCAAGGGCTTGTTCACCAGTATCTGGTTGTGCTACATAAAGGTCATCAACATTAACCCCTAATTTGCCTGCATATTGAGGGTCAAGTGCGTGTTCTGCGTCAACGAAAGCGCAAACACAACCTTGTTTTTGCGCTTCAGCAATAACAGAAAGGGTAAGCGTTGTTTTACCAGAAGATTCTGGACCATAAATTTCAACAATACGGCCTTTGGGGAGACCGCCAATACCAAGAGCAATATCAAGACCTAGTGAGCCTGTTGAAATGGCAGGAATGGTTTGACGCTCATGATCGCCCATGCGCATGACAGCACCTTTACCAAATTGCCTTTCAATTTGCGTGAGAGCAGCGGCAAGGGCGCGTTTTTTATTCTCTTCCATTATCAATCCTCATTCGTGTAAAAAGAAACATCTATAGCATTATTTTTGCTAAAATTTGGTGACTATTATTTCATAGTGGTTGCTAATAACCAAAGCACTTTTTAGTTTTCAGTGGGTATTTTTTGTTGTGTTAAGCGGATGAGCCCATGAAGTGCTAATTGAATCGTTTCCTCTCTAATACTTTCGCGATCTCCCTGAAATTGTGCACAGTGACTATAGTATTGATTATTGCCATACCACCCAAACCATACCATTCCTACAGGATGTTTATCTGTTCCTCCTGTAGGGCCTGCCACCCCGCTAACCGCAACACCAAACTGTGCATTACTTTGAGTGATTGCACCTTTTATCATGGCATTCACCACTTCTTCACTCACAGCGCCTACACTACTAAACAATTGTTCAGGTACATTAAGTAATGCTGTTTTTTGCCGATTGGAGTAAGTAATATAGCCAACTTCAAACCAACCAGAGCTACCAGAGATGCGCGTAATAGCCTCGGCAATACCACCACCTGTGCAGGATTCGGCAGTGGTAACTTGCGCCTGTAATTTTTTTAGTTGCTTTCCTAAGTGTTGTGCTAAGTGGTTAATCGTCGTTTTCATGTTGAGCCTATTTATTGGCGTAAACCTTT
Coding sequences within it:
- a CDS encoding regulatory protein RecX; the encoded protein is MAVLETPMAIRKVAMDLLAMREHGRLELKRKLLRKGALPELIDNVLDQLTQDKLLNESRYLESYIRSRANNGYGPLRIQQELLERGINKTEITQALDESGYDWQEQLQMVWERKFGNSPKDLKEKAKQGRFLLYRGFNIGMINKLKKFNIN
- a CDS encoding CinA family protein; this translates as MKTTINHLAQHLGKQLKKLQAQVTTAESCTGGGIAEAITRISGSSGWFEVGYITYSNRQKTALLNVPEQLFSSVGAVSEEVVNAMIKGAITQSNAQFGVAVSGVAGPTGGTDKHPVGMVWFGWYGNNQYYSHCAQFQGDRESIREETIQLALHGLIRLTQQKIPTEN
- a CDS encoding electron transfer flavoprotein-ubiquinone oxidoreductase, with the protein product MERESMEFDVVIVGAGPAGLSAACRLKQEALKTSQEINVCVVDKGVEVGAHILAGTVFETKALQELFPDWQEKGAPVTTKVLRDDIYLLTGEKSAQKIPNLFVPKSMHNEGNYIISLGMLCRWLAEQAEALGVEVYPGFAAQELLIDEQNRVYGVLTGDMGVDKEGKPKDGLYTPGMELRAKYTLFAEGCRGHLGKQLIERYRLDAESDAQHYGIGIKELWEIDPAKHEEGLVVHTTGWPLTKSSPGGSFLYHAENNQVLVGLIVDLSYDNPYLSPFEEFQRHKLHPVIRQYLDGGKRICYGARAITKGGFNSLPKMVFPGGALIGCELGTLNFSKIKGCHTAMKTGMLAAESIVDALSVGRSGDELATFSSSFKESWVYDELYASRNFGPAMHKFGTFMGGMFNYIDQSIFAGKLPFTLHDNHPDYTTLKRASESQKISYPKPDGVITFDRLSSVFLSNTTHEENQPCHLQLLDADIPIKKNLPEYGEPSQYYCPAGVYEVVDGDDGAKHFQINASNCVHCKTCDIKDPAQNINWVPPEGGGGPVYPNM
- a CDS encoding M28 family peptidase yields the protein MSIYTKITISIAGIILFISLLTISACSLLTQSSVKPKKTALVIPNISTQNLIQHVKQLSVTNHPRNYLHLDNLNATADYIKQHMQSYSHDVSEQIFTIDNIKYRNIISHFGPKKGARIIIGAHYDSCCQTQGADDNASGIAGLLELARLLKENPPNTPIELIAYSLEEPPFFRTKDMGSAIHAQSVAGQPIKLMISLEMIGYFSDKPNSQQFPFKLMQKLYSDKGNFIAIISNMDNRKATATIKSYMLGATDLPVYSLNAPSFITGVDFSDHRNYWKHDIPAVMITDTSFYRNVHYHEANGDSWEDLDYNRMAKVIQGVYSTVQNY
- the recA gene encoding recombinase RecA; the encoded protein is MEENKKRALAAALTQIERQFGKGAVMRMGDHERQTIPAISTGSLGLDIALGIGGLPKGRIVEIYGPESSGKTTLTLSVIAEAQKQGCVCAFVDAEHALDPQYAGKLGVNVDDLYVAQPDTGEQALEITDMLVRSNAVDVIIVDSVAALVPKAEIEGEMGDSHMGLQARLMSQALRKITGNIKTANCLVIFINQIRMKIGVMFGNPETTTGGNALKFYASVRLDIRRTGSVKEGDEVTGSETRVKVVKNKVAPPFRQAEFQILYGKGIYRTGEIIDLGVQLGLIEKAGAWYSHDGKKIGQGKANASKFLEENPDITKALETAIREQLLNQPASFTADDDTTSSDD
- a CDS encoding sugar transporter: MNNTSTDQNTKFWRAWLPVIALSFAAFIFNTTEFLPVGLLPSIAKSFNMDVSHTGLLITGYAWVVTIMSLPLTILTAKIERRLLLVILFILFIGSHVLAWLAWSFASLMTARVGIACAHAVFWAITTPLAARIAPFHKRAKALSFIVTGSSLATVLGVPIGTIIGQHLGWRIAFLCIAITAFIVMFILIWLLPRLPSNNAGSLKSLPSLFKRPTLMYVYLLTAIIVTGHFTAYTYIAPFMTTMAGFSENFVVFLLLIIGGAGIIGSIIFTKKSAQHPIALPIISISCLLASLILLTISANTHVSVMILCLIWGGAMTVIALALQTKVLDAAPDASDVAISMFSGIFNIGIGGGALVGSIVLAKMDISYIGYVGAIFVLIALVIFYLISRRYWLQTPPQPVEELD
- a CDS encoding fimbrial protein → MKKFISSILLTASTLPTLAFAEQANTINFRGEVTSQTCNVSINGETTSPVVLMPTVSSSVLTTAGQTAGNTGFSIEIKDCTQASKAKAWIYTALNGSNGNVLNTGGTASNVEIRLLDGVTQQQVFMTHATSQATISSSGTASIPLVAQYYSTGNTTAGSVIGTAMYIMAYE